In one Hyphomicrobium sp. 99 genomic region, the following are encoded:
- a CDS encoding bifunctional diguanylate cyclase/phosphodiesterase: MDAQPDEPHPLSAALGAAGIAGGLGLSIFLAIQLSADNFIAILPANGILITALIFLSGVKLRLFTLMLGAVAAMSISGTLSGSTGAALAFALANTGELLIASYLIIGIRSRTKVTAGSDVMKDQLSDFRPRYSMERDCLTGLASRTLLIRHIEAAQSRSDEVALLFIDLDNFKCVNDTFGHNIGDYLLKTVAGRLRHSVKEADVVARLGDDEFAVLLSKGTQPVAAGIVARRISDFLNAPMTVGGHDIRVGASIGVACWQPDTTSALELFRRADVALYRTKSTGRGNYQFFEPEMDRRLQERQEIEQDLRRALADHSFDVHYQPIVRLATNEVTGLEALIRWRHHTRGNVSPSEFIPIAEEIGIIAPIGDWVLRRACHDAANWPEHVKISVNLSRAQFESPYVKDRLSAALSETGLAPNRLQLEITETTIMADFTKANSLLGQFRELGIETAMDDFGTGYSSLSCLRSCPFDRLKIDRSFINDLTTSLEARLVLATIVKLATTLGMHTTAEGVETQEQYEIVKAEGCGEIQGYYFSPPKSAAEISDYFAARANGSTTAA, from the coding sequence ATGGACGCGCAGCCCGACGAACCTCATCCTTTGAGTGCAGCGTTGGGGGCTGCTGGCATTGCCGGGGGCTTGGGATTATCGATCTTTCTCGCCATCCAGCTGTCGGCTGACAATTTCATCGCGATCCTACCTGCGAACGGCATCCTGATAACTGCATTGATTTTCTTATCCGGCGTCAAGCTGCGACTGTTCACACTTATGCTCGGCGCAGTCGCCGCCATGTCGATCAGCGGCACGCTGAGTGGATCGACTGGCGCCGCACTAGCCTTCGCCCTCGCGAACACGGGAGAGCTGTTGATCGCGTCGTATCTCATAATCGGCATTCGCAGTCGAACGAAGGTGACGGCTGGCTCCGATGTCATGAAGGATCAGCTGAGCGATTTTCGGCCCAGATATTCGATGGAGCGCGATTGCTTGACCGGCCTTGCCAGCCGGACGCTTCTCATCAGGCACATCGAAGCAGCGCAATCTCGCAGCGATGAAGTGGCGCTGCTGTTCATCGATCTCGACAATTTCAAATGCGTCAACGATACCTTCGGCCACAATATCGGCGATTACCTGCTGAAGACGGTCGCGGGGCGATTGCGTCATAGCGTGAAAGAAGCCGACGTCGTCGCGCGGCTTGGCGATGACGAGTTCGCCGTGTTGCTGAGCAAAGGCACACAACCGGTGGCGGCGGGAATCGTTGCGCGGCGTATTTCGGATTTTCTGAATGCGCCGATGACGGTTGGCGGCCATGACATCCGCGTTGGCGCGAGCATCGGTGTCGCCTGCTGGCAGCCCGACACGACCTCCGCATTGGAACTCTTTCGACGGGCGGATGTGGCTCTTTACCGAACAAAATCGACTGGGCGCGGGAATTATCAATTCTTCGAGCCGGAAATGGACCGGCGCCTCCAAGAGAGGCAAGAGATCGAGCAAGACCTGCGAAGAGCCCTCGCGGATCATAGTTTCGACGTTCATTATCAGCCGATTGTGCGGCTTGCTACAAATGAAGTGACTGGACTTGAGGCGCTGATCCGCTGGCGTCATCACACGCGCGGAAACGTGTCGCCGTCGGAATTCATCCCCATTGCGGAGGAGATCGGAATCATTGCTCCGATTGGAGACTGGGTTCTTCGGCGTGCGTGCCACGACGCGGCCAATTGGCCCGAACATGTAAAAATATCCGTGAACCTATCTCGCGCCCAGTTCGAATCTCCTTACGTCAAGGATCGTCTCAGCGCAGCGCTGTCCGAAACGGGTCTTGCCCCCAATCGGTTGCAACTTGAAATCACTGAGACGACGATCATGGCAGATTTCACAAAGGCCAATTCGTTGCTCGGCCAATTTCGTGAACTCGGCATCGAGACGGCGATGGATGATTTCGGAACGGGCTATTCGTCATTAAGCTGTCTTCGAAGCTGTCCATTCGACCGCTTGAAGATCGACCGCTCTTTTATCAACGATTTGACGACGAGCCTCGAAGCCCGATTGGTTCTTGCGACCATCGTCAAGCTGGCAACGACGCTTGGGATGCACACGACGGCGGAAGGAGTCGAAACGCAAGAGCAGTATGAAATCGTGAAGGCCGAGGGATGTGGGGAGATCCAAGGTTATTATTTTAGCCCTCCGAAATCCGCGGCAGAAATCTCTGATTATTTCGCCGCACGGGCGAACGGCTCGACCACCGCGGCGTGA
- a CDS encoding O-antigen ligase has translation MIGHQCSMASPVAASARKALLLISDIIQRRRLPELAPKNGLLYLTGGVLAASMVLGGATRNGFPGDVILQFLSIILLIAALREIAIAGSFRHFRWPLIFVAALALVPVLQLVPLPPELWSRLPGRGLISETYSLIDRPLPPLPLTMTPSATWLSGLALLPPVAVFLGTLALGYRHRERLSYVVIAMGVGSVVLGLLQLAEGPNSSLRFYDITNKAEAVGFFANRNHFAALLYVTTLFVAAHLVDAIGVAGQKAPRRRLESNVVLPLMIWLTALLMLTAAQMMARSRAGLVLTDLALAAAIAIGVTDRRIKTSNRGFGQLVVGSVAGIIFLLAPLAIYRIFDRFGADPYTDARIAFARKTASAAYAYMPFGSGLGSFVPVYQLFETTSDLGLTYANHAHNDFLEVWLETGIFGLVAMVLFIVWIVKRTALVWKDISSSQLRGIDIGLARAASATVLLLLGHSLVDYPLRTTTMMTIASVALAFLITPAHSHEKRLRSGAQLAPSEALIRRSQQLTNTN, from the coding sequence ATGATCGGGCATCAATGCTCGATGGCGTCACCCGTTGCGGCCTCGGCTAGGAAAGCGCTGCTACTGATAAGCGACATCATTCAGCGCCGACGGTTGCCCGAGTTGGCTCCGAAGAATGGACTTCTGTACCTAACGGGCGGCGTCTTGGCGGCGTCTATGGTTCTGGGCGGGGCGACGAGGAATGGCTTTCCCGGCGATGTAATCCTGCAATTTCTCTCCATCATCCTTCTTATAGCGGCGCTCCGTGAGATCGCTATTGCCGGTTCTTTTCGGCATTTCAGATGGCCGCTTATTTTCGTCGCTGCGTTGGCACTTGTTCCGGTGCTCCAGCTTGTTCCGCTTCCGCCGGAGCTGTGGAGCCGGTTACCAGGACGCGGGTTGATTTCGGAAACGTATTCCCTGATCGATCGCCCTCTTCCGCCGTTGCCACTGACGATGACTCCATCCGCGACTTGGCTAAGTGGCCTGGCGTTGCTTCCTCCCGTGGCTGTCTTTCTCGGAACTTTGGCGCTCGGCTACCGCCATCGCGAACGCCTCAGCTACGTTGTTATCGCGATGGGAGTGGGAAGCGTCGTACTCGGTCTGCTGCAGCTCGCGGAAGGGCCGAACAGTTCGCTGCGCTTTTACGACATCACCAATAAAGCCGAGGCTGTTGGCTTCTTTGCGAACAGAAATCATTTCGCAGCGCTTCTCTATGTGACCACGCTCTTCGTCGCTGCACATCTCGTCGATGCGATCGGAGTGGCGGGACAGAAAGCGCCCCGGCGCAGACTCGAGTCCAATGTCGTTCTCCCTTTGATGATTTGGCTGACGGCACTTCTCATGCTGACGGCGGCGCAAATGATGGCACGATCTCGGGCCGGCCTCGTTCTAACGGACTTGGCGCTGGCCGCTGCCATCGCGATTGGTGTGACTGATCGGCGGATCAAGACTTCGAACCGCGGCTTCGGTCAATTGGTTGTGGGATCGGTGGCGGGAATTATTTTCCTATTAGCGCCGCTCGCTATCTACCGCATTTTCGATCGGTTCGGAGCAGACCCCTACACCGATGCTCGCATCGCCTTCGCGCGCAAAACAGCCTCCGCCGCTTATGCCTATATGCCGTTCGGTTCCGGCCTCGGATCCTTCGTTCCCGTTTACCAGCTGTTTGAGACCACGTCGGATCTCGGCCTCACTTATGCCAATCACGCTCACAACGACTTTCTCGAGGTTTGGCTGGAGACAGGAATATTCGGCCTTGTTGCAATGGTTCTGTTTATCGTTTGGATCGTGAAGCGCACCGCTTTGGTGTGGAAAGATATTTCTTCTTCTCAACTGCGCGGCATCGATATCGGACTTGCTCGTGCAGCTTCCGCGACTGTGTTGCTGCTGCTTGGCCATTCTCTCGTTGATTATCCACTTCGCACCACGACGATGATGACGATTGCGTCCGTCGCACTCGCGTTCCTGATCACGCCCGCGCACTCACATGAGAAGCGGCTGAGAAGCGGCGCGCAGCTCGCACCCTCCGAGGCACTCATTCGCCGGTCGCAGCAATTAACTAACACGAATTAA
- a CDS encoding tyrosine-protein phosphatase has product MIDIHCHILPGIDDGAPSIETSLEMAAALIEDGVEAVICTPHILPGLYHNNGPQIREATEKLRYALARSELNLQLFSGSDAHISVDFVEKLRTKEILTLADSHYVLVELPMHVRAEPLNKFFFELIVAGYVPILSHPERLAWIEPQFGLIQRLAHTGVWLQITSGSLLGKFGRSAKYWAERLLDEGLVHLLATDAHDTKRRAPDLKRGWDAAASRVGEYEANSLVLTRPRGILTNTPPSNLPLSLAQKTNAVFKSA; this is encoded by the coding sequence TTGATCGATATCCATTGCCACATTTTGCCGGGGATCGATGATGGCGCGCCCAGCATCGAGACTTCGCTCGAAATGGCCGCTGCGCTGATCGAAGACGGAGTGGAGGCGGTCATCTGTACGCCGCATATCCTGCCGGGCCTCTATCACAACAACGGACCGCAAATTCGCGAAGCGACCGAAAAATTGAGATATGCGCTCGCGAGATCTGAATTGAACTTGCAGCTGTTCAGTGGTTCCGACGCCCATATCTCCGTAGACTTCGTCGAAAAGCTCAGGACAAAGGAAATCCTGACGCTGGCCGATAGCCACTATGTGCTGGTTGAGCTGCCGATGCACGTACGCGCAGAGCCTCTGAATAAATTTTTCTTCGAGCTGATCGTTGCCGGCTACGTACCGATTCTCTCTCATCCAGAACGCCTTGCCTGGATCGAGCCGCAATTCGGATTGATTCAGCGTCTCGCTCACACGGGCGTTTGGCTTCAGATCACCTCCGGGTCGCTGCTCGGAAAATTTGGCCGGTCCGCGAAATATTGGGCTGAACGTCTGCTGGACGAAGGACTTGTCCACCTCCTCGCAACCGATGCGCACGATACCAAGCGCCGGGCCCCCGATTTAAAGAGAGGGTGGGATGCGGCCGCATCGCGCGTCGGCGAATATGAAGCAAATAGCCTCGTTCTCACGCGTCCGCGAGGCATTCTCACAAACACGCCGCCGTCAAACCTTCCTCTGTCATTGGCACAGAAAACGAATGCTGTATTCAAAAGCGCCTGA
- a CDS encoding polysaccharide biosynthesis/export family protein: MSASNPGNAGYKIGPMDVVEVSVFQVPELSKTIQVAANGTINLPLTGEVHAAGKTPRDVERDLTERLGRDYLQSPQVNVYIKEYNSQRVTVDGSVKKPGVYPLRGPATLLQVIATADGFTDTADASVAIFRNVNGERSAAKFDVGDIRSGKAKDPPIVEGDVVVVSNSAMKESYQALLKVLPVTNFFVPFL; the protein is encoded by the coding sequence ATGTCGGCGTCGAATCCCGGAAACGCCGGATACAAAATTGGCCCGATGGACGTCGTCGAGGTTTCAGTTTTCCAAGTTCCCGAGCTTTCCAAGACCATTCAGGTTGCCGCGAACGGCACGATCAATCTTCCGCTCACCGGAGAAGTTCATGCCGCTGGCAAGACGCCGCGCGACGTCGAACGTGATCTGACAGAGCGTCTCGGTCGAGACTACCTTCAGTCACCGCAGGTGAATGTCTACATCAAAGAATACAACAGCCAGCGTGTAACCGTTGATGGTTCGGTGAAGAAACCCGGAGTATATCCGCTGCGCGGGCCGGCAACGCTTCTGCAAGTCATCGCGACCGCCGACGGCTTCACCGATACTGCCGACGCCTCCGTCGCCATCTTCCGCAATGTAAACGGCGAGAGATCTGCCGCAAAATTTGATGTCGGAGATATTCGATCGGGAAAAGCCAAGGACCCGCCGATCGTCGAAGGCGATGTGGTCGTCGTCAGTAACTCGGCGATGAAGGAATCCTATCAGGCGTTGCTGAAAGTGCTCCCGGTCACAAACTTCTTCGTTCCGTTTTTGTAG